One Argentina anserina chromosome 6, drPotAnse1.1, whole genome shotgun sequence genomic window, ATAATGCCCTCATTTACAAATTAAATGACAAATTTGTCATCATTGtgggaaataaattaattgttCAAGTAATTTAAGCATTGTTCTCTAAATTGGTCTTTGGCCTAACTCTGTATTCCTGATCTCTTTCATAGCATTACTAGCTTGGAAAGAGATGAACTGATAATTCATTATGGCTTTCACTATACAGGTATAACCGTATAACCTCCATTTAGTGTCGCACTCTTTATtagtataaataatatatccaTGAATGTGTATACCAACTCTTCCTATATATCCTTTTGCAGCAACTGACGATTTTCTCccttttattttcaatattgGGGATTTAGTTTCTCCAACGCAACTGGTAGCCATGAAAGGCATCAAATCTTagatctttgaatgattaataagaaaacaatCTAATAAGATGAAGCCAGTGAACTTTTGAGGTATGTAGTCCAAACTACAGTTCAAGGTTTTCCAGTTTTGGAAATAAATATATGTTGAAGTCCACTTTCAAATTGCAGTCTCAAATGGTGTTGGTGCCTGCCAAGCTGTGATGTTTCACTGGAGCTGGGGATGCCATTGTTCTTTCAAGTTGTTTACAATTTCTGCTTCGCGGGTCCTTATGCAGTGTTCTGCTCATGTTGATCGAACAACCTGTCAGGAGTTGATACATGGCAAATATGGTCCACGTCAGCTCGGAAAGAGGCCTCACTTTCACCCGTGATGAGCCTCGGAGCTGCTCGCACATTCAATTTCCTTAGCCTTTTTACTTCGTGGTTGATCTTTTATAGCTAAATCATTATTTAGTGTAAATGTGTAATTGACCATTTATTTCCTTCATAGTGAAACCACTAGCAAACAACCGTGACGTAGCCTTAAACTCTACTATGAGTTTTTGGTGAACACGTAAATCTGTGTGTCATTCTCAATTTCTCATCGGCCATGAAATTAGTTGGTTTTGAAAATTTAGTAATTagtaaaaattaggtgaaccCACAGCCCACTCACAATAACCAGAACCGAAACATTTGCAAATTGATCGAGCTCATCAAGTCCATTACCGTATCATCAGACACTTCCTCTTGTCTGCCATAAACCAAAAGCATCTGTCATTCTGTCTCTATAATAGTATAATATCTTCCCATTAGGAAAAGCGTCCCATACAAAAGCCAGAACAAAAGCAAAACGTTATCAAAAGCATCTTTCTCTATTATTATTTCTTCCCATAAGGAAAACGATCAGATACAAGGAAAGCAAAAGCATCATCTCTTTGCTTGAGTAATTGCTTCTACCACTTTAAGCAAACGCATCTCTCTCAAAATTTACTCATAAAACTTGTGGAGAGGTACACAGCCTTCTTGTGTTCATCATGTTAGAGTGCAATGGCATGTATGTAAAAGTGGCTTGTTTCGGTTTAGAGAAGTGACATCCTTCCCTACCAAACTTGGTGTACGTCCTCGTACACGGCATCCTTACTTGCGGTCCGCGTAATCCTTGTACACCCACGATGCTTGAGCGACGAAAATGAGTTCCCAAAAATCGCTCAACAATGACTTCGTGCCGGATCTCTCGTCCTGGACTTTGCCACGGATTCTCATCCGGTCCTCCCCCTAAAGGCGACTCGACTCCCCCACGTAGCCCCATGTATCTTAGGGACTTGGCGACACGTGTGAGCACTTGGCGACACGTGTGAGCACTTGGCGACACAACGACAGCGATGTTGAggccgctctgataccacttgtcacggacctagccattcggctgccacaaTTGGTCCATGGAGCTAGtcttatccaacggggcaatgCACTGGTTTCGCTTTgtcttgggctcatcaggggattGGCTCTAGACCCCAacctgtgtgtagggcggccaactccTTTCTGCGACGTTAAGTCcccgactagcgacaagctctcCAAACTGAACCGGGTCGGCCTGCCTGAACTCATCGGAATGAGCaaccatatatctcccacacttgttaTCTTGGAGCAATCTCACTTATGCATGATGTTCATTTAACCAGCGATGCTTACGATTGACACTCCCTAAAACGGGACGTGACACGTAGCTCTTTTAAATGAAGGATTAAAACCAACAGATGTACCCAAATGAAGCACGTTCCAGATTGAGTCAAATGTTGCATTGCTAGACTTATTCTTATCTCTACTAGAAacgttctttttattttagagATAATTAGACATAAACTCAAAACCTAAATCCACACCCAAAagtttttttcaatctaaacccaaattaattattttaacctaatatttttataacatatattatttatttagaaTAATTTCACTTTTTTACCCTCTAGGTTGAGAAATTGAAACTCTTTAAAATTAGCTTTGACCAACTTTCTAATTTAGTTAACATTTAGCaaacacacatacacacactGAAAACATAGAATAACAAAAATACTTACTCTAAGGTTACTTCGATAAAAGATTTAGAGGTGACAAGGaatttcaaaaatgaaaaaatttcaAGGTGAATTGATTAATGTAAAGTGATGAGATATTAAATTGAAGCTACAATTAAGCAATTCAGAAACATACCAAATGTATTTATACCAGTGGCaaagaaattaattttcatcaaaaacaaattttatttcttatagaaaatattttttttatttcttgttcAACCTAACTGAACAGAGTTTTAAAAGTgggtttaaattaaaaatggtGTTGATTTTTGGGTCTATAATCAATTACTCCTTTATTATTATAGAATGAACGCTTACTCCTCATATATTAATATCAATACAAGCATGGGATTAAACATGTGTACTGCACTACTCCCGGACTCATCAAAAAGTTAAACGTTCATTCATATGTTGCTACACGAATGACTTGCTTGCCAACATTTCTTCCCGAGAATAACCCGACAAAAGCAGATGGAGCACTTTCCAAGCCTTCATTCATGTCTTCAATGTAAACAATCTTGCCTTGCTTATAGAGGCTTATAACATCCTCCAAGAAACGAGGGTACAAGTGCAAGTAATCACTTTGCAGAAATCCTTGCATTTTGATGCGCTTTGTTATGAGATTGTATAAATTGTGGATCCCTCGAGGATCAGATAGATCTTTTTCAGACACCATCCCACAAACAGCAATTCGACCATGAATTCTCATGTTGACAAGCGCTGCATCAAGCATTTCTCCCCCTACATTATCAAAGTAAATGTCGATGCCTTGAGGAAAGTACCTATAAATATTCATCAGATCAAAGATTAAAATTCAATGAATATTTCATGCAACTCAGAGTAATACAAGGTCACGCAAATGCAAATTTACAAGAGCGCGCCTGTGTAGCTGGAATCATGTAACTAGAGCAATTATCAGAGATGGTTTCAGTTCATTAACTCAGCATCATCACTACCTCTTCAGAGCTGCATCAAGGTCCGGCTCTTCCTTGTAGTTAAAAGCATCATCAAAACCAAGCTTATTCCTTAAAAGATCAACCTAGACATTTCCAATCAAGTTATAATTTTTCTGAGTACGTGATATCCATGCAATACGTACAATAGTTGCACCTTTCAATTCACTTGTATCAAGTATACTGTTCCATCTTATTTATAGGTAAGTGAAAGATCTGATATATGTATGACAAAGGAGCAACAGTGAGTCAGTTATCGAGTCCTTACCTTTTGGCTTGAACCACAACTTCCAACTACGTAACAGCCAAGCAACTTAGCAAGCTGACCAACAAGCTGACCAACGGCTCCAGAAGCagcagaaactaaaacatattcCCCTTTCTTAGGAGAGCAGACCTCATTGAATCCGGCATATGCAGTAAAACCCGGCATACCTGTCATAGGTCGGAACGTAGAAATTAGGTCACTCttcaagaattgaaaacaaaatatgtatatatgctaGCAAAGGATTGTACTGACATtccatgtatatatgtattatgTATGTATGATCATATGTAGCTAGTACAgcagtttttattttacattcTTTTAGTTGTGTAGAAACTGCCTGTATGTtcattgatttgaattgtatttttaattttccatTGCTCCTGAAGGCCACTGATTTGCTATCCAAGGGAAAAAGTAAGCTCAGATGAAGTCATGAAACACTCCGAGCCTGAACTTAAAAAAGAAAGCACTGGCCGACAATTCGACAAATAGTAATGTGCTTAAAGCTAAAACTGTTCTATACTTGCCACGAAATTAGCATGTAATATGCATATTATATATGagcaatttaaaaaaaaaaaaacaatgaacaAAGGCCGAAAACTCTGTCTAGTTTCAGTGGTTTGTGTCCAAGACTAGCCTGTAATGAATCAggtgcgggtacgtggaagcgaagcgtttggaaacgcggaagcgttttttttctaaaaattaaggaagcgggtgcgttttggaagcgtcagaataatatatatattataatattttatattttattttttaattcttttatctagtattaaaataactggataactattaattacttattttctaacccatgattatctttaattatagcattattacaacttcatttcaaaattcaaacaaaagaatgtacaACATAGTGTGAAGGTGTTGAACATgtgcaagtcaaagagacatcacctaaatgaaattaattaaaaaaaaaaggttcgtCTTCTCTttgtctctctttctcatatggatttttttttcatatctcttCACAACTATCTGTCTTCTCTCTATATCTCTCTCATCTAGATTTTCCTGATATCTCTCCCCCTTATTTCTGACAcatattagattgattgatgctgatcatctttaaccgcttaaagaaataaataagaagatgagacgacaagaagagtctcaagacattaattgatgaaatagaggtaGAAAAAGAAtcacgcttccaatttggaagtcaacgcttccgtcgcgcttccaatttagaagccaacgcttccgtcgcgcttccaatttggaaaccaacgcttccgccgtgcttccaaacccacctttttcggaatcgcgcttccgtcgcgcttccccacgcttccgctcccgcttccgcttccgaaaCGGGAATCGATCGTCCAACcaagcttccgtgctatgtAGGTCCAAGATAAAGAAGAACACGAAATGCAGGGAGAGTACTGTAGAATGACATACCAAGAAGACCCAAACGGAATGATAGAGGGATGTCATCATCTTGCTTAATTTTTCTCAACTGCTCAGTTCTACGAATCAAGCTGTATTCTTCCCATCTGGTCATTCCAGAGACCAAGTCGCCAGGCTTGAAACTCGTATTATCAGAATCTACAACTTTGGAGACACCAAAACCTTCAATTGGCTTCAGAAAGCAAAACCGTTCATGTCAGAGCTAGCACTGAATGCCGAGGTCAAGTCCCGGCCTTAACAAAGATGTAGGTATATACTTTTCTCATTGCAGGTTCAATTATACATGTATAAATTCCTCTCGAGGCACCAATATATTACTAACGGAAGAAAAGTGAAATGATCGAGGGTGAATATATACCTGGCCTGGAACAAATGGGGGAATATAGGAATCACGAAAATCACGCATACGTCCCCTCATGTAGGGATCACAAGAGAGGTAGAGATTCTTGACCAGGAAAGCTCCCGAGCCTTTAGGAGCCTTGAGCTGGATTCTAGTTCCAGCCATCACTTGCAAGTCTGTCTCCTTCGGAGTGCCCTTTATGAACCCCTTGAAGATCACTTGCTTGTTCTCTGCTTCCATTGCTATGCTACCAACTCAACCGGTTAATTTCGGAAACAGTATATGATTTACTATATAAATTTATCAGACCAATATTAACACTTGAAGCAACACTGTTTATAACTTATGCTAGCTCACCTACCCCCTCCACTTACCTTTCGTAGCGTAGCACATCCACGTGGTACGTCCGTTACCATGAACCATACCAACCATCgtaagaagaagagaaaatctTTGCCCATTGGGTGGGTTATATAAAGTATGGGTTGATTGGTCGGGAAGAACTTGTGGTTGGTTTTCCGAATCAGCTGGCTTCTAATGCTTTTACATTTTCCGATGGGTCGCACGCAAGGCAAGTTCTGGTCTTGCGTGTCCATTTACTTAGTGCTCGCTTGTGCATAGAATGAGGATAGGATAGGTCAttgttttctctcttctttatTTTCGATGAGTAACTATTGTTCTATGAATAGCATATACAAATTTCTACTTGCTTGCATCATAATCAATCACCTCCTAGAGGGCT contains:
- the LOC126797800 gene encoding 2-alkenal reductase (NADP(+)-dependent) isoform X2 translates to MEAENKQVIFKGFIKGTPKETDLQVMAGTRIQLKAPKGSGAFLVKNLYLSCDPYMRGRMRDFRDSYIPPFVPGQPIEGFGVSKVVDSDNTSFKPGDLVSGMTRWEEYSLIRRTEQLRKIKQDDDIPLSFRLGLLGMPGFTAYAGFNEVCSPKKGEYVLVSAASGAVGQLVGQLAKLLGCYVVGSCGSSQKVDLLRNKLGFDDAFNYKEEPDLDAALKRYFPQGIDIYFDNVGGEMLDAALVNMRIHGRIAVCGMVSEKDLSDPRGIHNLYNLITKRIKMQGFLQSDYLHLYPRFLEDVISLYKQGKIVYIEDMNEGLESAPSAFVGLFSGRNVGKQVIRVATYE
- the LOC126797800 gene encoding 2-alkenal reductase (NADP(+)-dependent) isoform X3; translated protein: MTRWEEYSLIRRTEQLRKIKQDDDIPLSFRLGLLGMPGFTAYAGFNEVCSPKKGEYVLVSAASGAVGQLVGQLAKLLGCYVVGSCGSSQKVDLLRNKLGFDDAFNYKEEPDLDAALKRYFPQGIDIYFDNVGGEMLDAALVNMRIHGRIAVCGMVSEKDLSDPRGIHNLYNLITKRIKMQGFLQSDYLHLYPRFLEDVISLYKQGKIVYIEDMNEGLESAPSAFVGLFSGRNVGKQVIRVATYE
- the LOC126797800 gene encoding 2-alkenal reductase (NADP(+)-dependent) isoform X1 codes for the protein MVGMVHGNGRTTWMCYATKAMEAENKQVIFKGFIKGTPKETDLQVMAGTRIQLKAPKGSGAFLVKNLYLSCDPYMRGRMRDFRDSYIPPFVPGQPIEGFGVSKVVDSDNTSFKPGDLVSGMTRWEEYSLIRRTEQLRKIKQDDDIPLSFRLGLLGMPGFTAYAGFNEVCSPKKGEYVLVSAASGAVGQLVGQLAKLLGCYVVGSCGSSQKVDLLRNKLGFDDAFNYKEEPDLDAALKRYFPQGIDIYFDNVGGEMLDAALVNMRIHGRIAVCGMVSEKDLSDPRGIHNLYNLITKRIKMQGFLQSDYLHLYPRFLEDVISLYKQGKIVYIEDMNEGLESAPSAFVGLFSGRNVGKQVIRVATYE